A section of the Deinococcus taeanensis genome encodes:
- a CDS encoding PLP-dependent aminotransferase family protein — translation MVAPSTVPLPAVSRGPLAPRTEDLPFPVTLARSVPEPLHAQLARQVRAAVLAGRVPGGTALPGTRTLSRTLGVTRGVVEAAYAELVADGTLQAQVGRGTHVPDTAAPGDPAPAGDRPAWLPTPGPLPVDGLQVAAGLNFRVGVTGTAVLDTRAWRQAWADAARQPVPGDYGDPAGEEPLRAALAAFVGRQRGLPVTAQDVLVTNGTLHALNLIVRALLPPGSRVLLENPGYRAARQVLLDAGHEVIPVPVDADGMKVGPGTPPARLAYVTPSHQFPLGGRMCLPRRLALLDWARTHDALIVEDDYDGEFRYGAPPLPTLASLAAQTGAPGRVLYLGTLSKVLTPAVRSGFVVAPPALRAALLRSRTLLDFAPSLPVQSALTALLAGGHVDRHVRRARRWHAQVRAALTAELAALAPLAALGGIEAGLHVCLHLHPSLDAVAAADTLSAQGVQVSTLHTYTFGGPVPNALLLGYGGLTAAQAMEGGRRIAQVLRAAATSQRLMT, via the coding sequence ATGGTGGCCCCCAGCACAGTTCCACTTCCGGCTGTTTCCCGGGGGCCACTGGCCCCGCGGACCGAGGACCTGCCGTTCCCGGTCACGCTCGCCCGCAGCGTCCCTGAACCGCTGCACGCGCAACTGGCCCGGCAGGTGCGCGCCGCCGTCCTGGCCGGCCGGGTGCCCGGCGGGACGGCCCTGCCCGGCACCCGCACCCTCAGCCGCACGCTGGGGGTCACGCGCGGCGTCGTGGAGGCCGCGTACGCGGAACTCGTCGCCGACGGCACCCTTCAGGCCCAGGTGGGGCGCGGCACCCACGTGCCCGACACCGCTGCCCCGGGTGACCCGGCGCCCGCCGGGGACCGGCCTGCGTGGCTGCCCACCCCCGGCCCACTGCCTGTGGACGGTCTGCAGGTCGCGGCCGGTCTGAATTTTCGGGTCGGCGTGACCGGCACCGCCGTGCTGGACACCCGCGCGTGGCGGCAGGCGTGGGCGGACGCGGCGCGCCAGCCGGTGCCCGGCGATTACGGCGACCCGGCCGGCGAGGAGCCTCTGCGGGCCGCGCTGGCTGCGTTCGTGGGCCGGCAGCGCGGCCTGCCGGTCACTGCGCAGGACGTCCTCGTCACGAACGGGACGCTGCACGCCCTGAACCTGATCGTGCGCGCCCTGCTGCCCCCAGGCTCCCGGGTCCTGCTGGAGAACCCCGGCTACCGCGCCGCGAGGCAGGTGCTGCTGGACGCAGGCCACGAGGTGATTCCAGTTCCCGTGGACGCCGACGGCATGAAGGTCGGGCCCGGCACGCCGCCTGCCCGGCTGGCCTACGTGACCCCCAGCCACCAGTTCCCCCTGGGCGGCCGCATGTGCCTGCCGCGCCGCCTGGCCCTGCTGGACTGGGCCCGCACGCACGACGCCCTGATCGTCGAGGACGATTACGACGGCGAATTCCGGTACGGCGCGCCGCCCCTGCCCACCCTCGCCAGTCTGGCGGCGCAGACGGGCGCGCCGGGCCGCGTGCTGTACCTGGGCACCCTCAGCAAGGTGCTGACGCCGGCGGTCCGCTCGGGTTTCGTGGTGGCGCCCCCCGCGCTGCGCGCGGCCCTGCTGCGCAGCCGGACCCTGCTGGACTTCGCGCCGTCCCTGCCGGTGCAGTCGGCCCTGACGGCGCTCCTCGCGGGCGGGCACGTGGACCGGCACGTCCGGCGGGCGCGGCGCTGGCACGCGCAGGTTCGGGCGGCGCTCACGGCGGAGCTTGCGGCCCTGGCGCCCCTTGCGGCGCTGGGCGGCATCGAGGCCGGCCTGCACGTCTGCCTTCACCTGCACCCCAGCCTGGATGCCGTGGCCGCGGCGGACACCCTGTCTGCCCAGGGGGTGCAGGTCTCCACGCTGCACACCTACACCTTCGGGGGGCCCGTTCCGAATGCCCTGCTGCTCGGGTACGGCGGCCTGACCGCCGCCCAGGCCATGGAGGGCGGGCGTCGCATCGCGCAGGTGCTGCGGGCCGCGGCAACTTCCCAGCGGCTCATGACGTAA
- a CDS encoding GNAT family N-acetyltransferase, which translates to MTERTLRSIAPDEAHLAYQALRALRPESPHTATPEALAAFVFSARSEGYALVGAFEPGDEQAVAAAGYRVMHLLDAGRTLYVDDLSTRPAARRRGHAGALLHWLEARARELGCAALHLDSGVGETRFAAHRLYLKCGLNLTAHHFSRALGGAP; encoded by the coding sequence ATGACTGAACGAACCCTACGTTCCATTGCACCCGACGAGGCGCACCTGGCGTATCAGGCCCTGCGGGCCTTGCGTCCCGAGTCGCCCCACACCGCCACGCCTGAAGCCCTGGCGGCTTTTGTGTTCAGCGCCCGGAGCGAAGGGTACGCGCTGGTGGGCGCCTTCGAGCCAGGCGACGAACAGGCCGTTGCGGCGGCCGGTTACCGGGTCATGCACCTGCTGGACGCCGGCCGCACGCTGTACGTGGATGACCTGAGCACGCGCCCTGCCGCCCGCCGGCGCGGACATGCCGGCGCCCTGCTGCACTGGCTGGAGGCCCGTGCCCGCGAACTGGGCTGCGCGGCGCTGCACCTGGATTCCGGGGTGGGGGAGACGCGCTTTGCCGCGCACCGCCTGTACCTGAAGTGCGGCCTGAACCTCACGGCGCATCACTTCAGCCGCGCGCTGGGCGGCGCGCCGTGA
- a CDS encoding DJ-1/PfpI family protein, with protein sequence MTRTVGILLFDGIEVLDLGGPFEVLSVASRLADREGEARPFEPLLIAVEDRPAVGRGGFRVLPHATLDTHPPLDVLIVPGGVVDDLSADLQVRAWLQKEARRVELLASICTGAFVLAGAGLLAALPVTTHWEDAADLARRHPDLRVIGDVSWVDTGRVVTSGGISAGIDMTLHLVERLHSRALAERTARQMEYRWTQRGVEARA encoded by the coding sequence GTGACCCGCACCGTGGGCATCCTGCTGTTCGACGGCATCGAGGTGCTTGACCTGGGCGGCCCGTTCGAGGTGCTGAGCGTCGCGTCCCGCCTTGCGGACCGTGAAGGTGAGGCGCGGCCGTTTGAGCCCCTCCTGATTGCCGTGGAGGACCGGCCTGCCGTGGGCCGCGGCGGGTTCCGGGTCCTGCCGCACGCCACGCTCGACACCCATCCGCCGCTGGACGTGCTGATCGTGCCGGGCGGGGTGGTGGATGACCTGAGCGCCGACCTGCAGGTGCGCGCCTGGCTGCAGAAGGAGGCCCGGCGGGTGGAACTTCTGGCCTCCATCTGCACCGGGGCGTTTGTGCTGGCGGGCGCGGGGCTGCTCGCGGCGCTGCCCGTCACAACCCACTGGGAGGACGCCGCGGATCTCGCCCGGCGGCACCCCGACCTGCGGGTGATCGGGGACGTGTCGTGGGTGGATACGGGCCGCGTCGTGACGTCCGGAGGCATCAGCGCCGGGATCGACATGACCCTTCACCTTGTGGAGCGGCTGCACTCCCGCGCACTGGCGGAACGCACGGCCCGCCAGATGGAGTACCGCTGGACGCAGCGTGGCGTGGAGGCCCGCGCGTGA